A window from Drosophila subobscura isolate 14011-0131.10 chromosome O, UCBerk_Dsub_1.0, whole genome shotgun sequence encodes these proteins:
- the LOC117899775 gene encoding uncharacterized protein LOC117899775 encodes MRVLRRGTVQKISVGVCLILLLISLYVLNEERDVDKNVKIEIIERSIRSAMNQGECRHPHLPVDNPDIMKFYKPVGKVHCGDGLDWVICEKSICFVRPEIAASHEDVICSYTDIIRKSDYKVRFGRTLRMKEPYVLQSSDFVKVSCRSGSGQSWYGMAHGIRDTVQRPLAANFAPNLAVLPPEAVAQAQPQLQEVPTASFYNVLMFGFDSLSRNAFMRKLPKTYEYLTNQLGATVLKGYNIVGDGTPQALVPLLTGFTELELPETRKRFSGSGSVDSYPMIWQDFARLGYMTSFNEDLPNVGTFTYRMNGFQSQPVDHYLRTYFVQAEQMASDSQPNCIGHQPDHITMLEYTKNFMLKYRDAPRFVFSFHGGLSHDSINLVGAADDDVHDWLVTLKERSLLDDTILIFMADHGNRFAEVRATLQGKQEERLPFFSFAFPESFKKRFPQEYKNFVANEQRLTTPFDVHATLKHIIQLQTASDEESTVESNDMHIHISELARGRAISLLEPIPSNRSCADAYIEPHWCACLNWRSLQLNDTQYAGIILKVAQSIVDTINAATAEQRGLCAPLELLRVNWALRLQPHKELLQFKTNSDRDGFLADMTGQTEVHDEMYQLQLVTQPGKGLYEASVSHNLQTFSATTKLTDISRVNKYGNQARCIYDRDPEMRKYCYCRD; translated from the exons atgagaGTCTTACGCCGCGGGACGGTACAAAAAATTTCAGTTGGCGTCTGCCTGATTTTGTTGCTCATTTCCTTGTATGTGTTGAACGAAGAGCGGGATGTggataaaaatgttaaaat CGAAATTATCGAGCGCTCCATTAGGTCGGCCATGAATCAAGGCGAATGTCGACATCCACACCTACCCGTGGATAATCCCGATATCATGAAATTTTACAAACCAGTGGGAAAAGTACACTGCGGCGATGGACTAGATTGGGTCATTTGCGAG AAATCCATTTGCTTTGTGAGGCCAGAGATAGCGGCCAGTCACGAGGATGTCATTTGTTCGTATACGGACATCATACGCAAGTCCGACTACAAGGTGCGCTTTGGCCGAACGCTGCGAATGAAGGAGCCGTATGTACTGCAGAGCAGCGACTTTGTTAAAGTTTCATGCCGGTCGGGCAGCGGTCAAAG TTGGTATGGTATGGCCCATGGCATACGTGACACTGTGCAAAGACCGTTGGCTGCGAATTTTGCACCAAATCTGGCTGTATTGCCACCCGAGGCCGTGGCCCAGGCCCAACCTCAGCTGCAGGAAGTGCCCACCGCCTCGTTCTACAATGTCCTGATGTTTGGCTTCGATTCGTTGAGTCGCAACGCCTTTATGCGCAAGCTGCCAAAGACCTACGAGTATCTGACCAATCAACTGGGCGCCACCGTGCTGAAGGGATATAACATTGTGGGCGATGGCACGCCACAGGCGCTGGTGCCTCTGCTCACGGGCTTTACGGAACTGGAGCTGCCAGAGACAAGGAAACGATTTTCGGGCTCGGGCAGCGTGGATTCATATCCCATGATTTGGCAGGATTTTGCACGTCTCGGCTACATGACTTCCTTCAACGAGGATTTGCCGAATGTGGGCACCTTTACGTACCGCATGAATGGCTTTCAGTCGCAGCCCGTGGACCACTATCTGCGCACCTATTTTGTGCAGGCGGAACAAATGGCAAGCGACAGTCAGCCCAACTGTATTGGCCATCAGCCGGATCATATCACCATGCTGGAGTACACCAAGAAT TTTATGCTTAAATATCGGGATGCACCGCGCTTTGTGTTCAGCTTTCATGGCGGACTCTCGCACGATTCCATCAATCTGGTGGGCGCCGCCGATGATGATGTGCACGACTGGCTGGTCACGCTCAAGGAGAGATCTCTGCTGGACGACACCATTCTCATTTTTATGGCCGATCATGGCAATCGTTTTGCCGAGGTGCGTGCGACATTGCAAGGCAAACAGGAGGAGCGACTGCCGTTCTTTAGCTTTGCCTTTCCCGAGTCCTTCAAGAAGCGCTTCCCCCAGGAGTACAAAAACTTTGTGGCCAACGAGCAGCGTCTCACAACGCCATTCGATGTGCATGCCACACTGAAGCATATCATTC AGCTGCAGACTGCCAGCGATGAAGAGTCGACGGTCGAGAGCAACgacatgcacatacacatctCGGAATTGGCTCGAGGACGTGCCATCTCGCTGCTGGAGCCCATACCCAGCAATCGCTCCTGTGCCGATGCCTACATAGAGCCACACTGGTGCGCTTGCCTCAATTGGCGCTCGCTGCAGCTGAATGACACTCAATACGCTGGCATCATTCTGAAGGTGGCTCAGAGCATTGTGGACACCATCAATGCGGCCACAGCCGAGCAGCGAGGACTCTGCGCTCCCCTTGAG TTGCTTCGCGTAAATTGGGCGCTGCGCCTGCAGCCGcacaaggagctgctgcagttcaAGACAAACAGCGACAGGGATGGCTTCCTGGCGGATATGACCGGCCAGACCGAGGTACACGATGAGATgtatcagctgcagctggtcacACAGCCCGGCAAAGGGCTGTACGAGGCCAGCGTGTCCCACAATCTGCAGACATTCAGTGCCACAACGAAACTCACGGATATCTCGCGTGTGAACAAGTATGGCAATCAGGCCAGATGTATCTACGATCGGGATCCCGAAATGCGGAAATATTGCTATTGCCGCGACTAG